One window of Pseudacidobacterium ailaaui genomic DNA carries:
- a CDS encoding putative baseplate assembly protein, protein MIYFCSQKNRRALVLQDPSLNGIDFLEVIDSPCGKKLALTMLKDARGLSLTPLQIAVSGGPDSAAISAIAVFPGTDDQPNVITVMLNHTGDFSTYTLSLVASPGSAEPPTGFDPALSTVTFSFKAGCLSAADCAPDNCCAPTVTPSPDINYLAKDYDRFRQVMLDRLATLVPRWSESHVPDIGIAMVETLAYAADHLSYQQDAVSTEAYIGTARSRISLRRHARLVDYSINEGANARVWVALTVSGNTISLPQGTLFYVCTPGLPASAKPESAAAQQLETSAQPVFASMADATLCSEQNEMYFYTWSDTNCCLPSGATEATLTGTLTSLAPGAVLIFEEVVGPQTGNVADADPTHRWAVQLIRVEYEFENTFLLDPLTLQPITRIWWMQQDALPFPLCISSAFVNDEGTTISVSNVSVARGNIVPADHGVWLDAWEDLGEVPAASSAPNPATTCSCSGQLAPPGKQPRYYPELAHSPLTFALEYDASAPASTFLAPPPSTVAAQPQIQIQSDDGQSWTIPSPPDLLSSDDNERVCVPEIEQDGSVFLRFGDGQYGMAPETGQRFRAMYRIGNGSTGNIGRDTLAHVITPVPGITRVRNPLAAAGGVDPEDMEHIRQYAPFSFQTQLRAVTEDDYGAQAMTIPDVGEARGTLRWTGSWHTAFVSVSPATAVSPALITAVKDTLNTRRMMGVDIEVESAKIIGLRIEMEICVASDHFQSDVEEALLHLFITGNQCSGKPGLLNPDNFSFGQTVYASPLVAAAQSVEGVISATLTVFERMDDPSPIGVTQGYLSMGRLEIARCDNDPDRLDHGIFILHMDGGK, encoded by the coding sequence ATGATCTATTTCTGCTCCCAGAAAAACCGCCGCGCACTTGTGCTCCAGGACCCTTCGCTTAACGGCATTGATTTTCTTGAAGTGATCGACAGCCCATGCGGGAAAAAACTCGCGCTCACCATGCTGAAAGATGCGCGTGGTCTTTCTCTTACACCTTTGCAGATTGCTGTTTCAGGCGGTCCGGACAGCGCCGCCATCAGTGCCATTGCTGTTTTTCCCGGAACAGACGACCAGCCCAATGTAATCACTGTCATGCTGAATCACACAGGAGATTTCTCTACTTACACGCTTTCGCTCGTTGCATCTCCAGGATCCGCAGAACCACCTACGGGCTTCGATCCGGCACTTTCCACCGTGACATTTTCTTTTAAGGCCGGATGCCTCAGTGCTGCCGATTGCGCTCCAGACAACTGCTGTGCACCCACAGTCACACCTTCTCCTGACATCAACTATCTAGCTAAGGATTACGATCGCTTCCGCCAGGTGATGCTCGACCGGTTGGCCACTTTAGTTCCAAGATGGTCTGAGAGCCATGTTCCTGATATCGGCATTGCGATGGTCGAAACGCTGGCGTATGCCGCCGACCACCTTAGTTACCAACAGGATGCGGTCAGCACAGAGGCATACATTGGCACAGCCCGCAGCCGCATTTCTCTGCGTCGTCATGCGCGGCTCGTAGATTACTCCATCAACGAAGGTGCGAATGCACGGGTCTGGGTGGCCCTTACAGTATCCGGGAATACAATTTCGCTTCCTCAGGGCACTCTCTTTTATGTGTGTACGCCAGGACTTCCCGCGTCTGCAAAACCCGAAAGCGCTGCCGCACAGCAGCTTGAAACGAGCGCGCAGCCTGTTTTCGCCAGCATGGCGGATGCAACGCTCTGTAGCGAGCAGAACGAAATGTACTTCTATACCTGGAGCGACACGAACTGTTGTCTGCCTTCCGGCGCAACGGAGGCCACCCTCACGGGGACCCTCACGAGCTTAGCTCCAGGTGCAGTCCTTATCTTTGAAGAGGTCGTCGGTCCCCAAACAGGAAACGTAGCCGACGCCGATCCTACACACCGTTGGGCCGTACAACTTATCCGGGTTGAGTATGAATTTGAAAACACGTTTCTGCTCGACCCGTTGACGCTCCAGCCCATCACGCGCATCTGGTGGATGCAGCAAGATGCGCTTCCTTTTCCACTGTGCATCTCTTCTGCGTTTGTGAATGACGAGGGAACGACCATCTCTGTCTCCAACGTCAGTGTGGCGCGCGGTAATATTGTTCCTGCTGACCACGGCGTCTGGCTTGACGCATGGGAAGACCTTGGCGAAGTCCCGGCCGCGTCTTCAGCACCAAATCCAGCAACCACCTGCAGTTGCTCCGGGCAACTTGCTCCCCCAGGAAAACAGCCACGATACTACCCGGAGCTAGCACATTCGCCGCTTACTTTTGCGTTGGAATATGATGCTTCGGCTCCGGCCTCAACATTTCTCGCTCCACCTCCGTCTACGGTTGCAGCACAACCACAGATTCAGATTCAAAGCGATGATGGTCAATCCTGGACGATTCCATCACCTCCTGATCTGCTTTCCAGTGATGACAACGAACGCGTCTGTGTGCCCGAAATCGAGCAAGATGGGAGCGTCTTTCTGCGTTTTGGAGATGGACAATACGGCATGGCTCCGGAAACCGGGCAGCGTTTCCGTGCAATGTACCGCATCGGAAACGGCAGCACGGGGAACATCGGGCGTGACACGCTCGCGCATGTCATCACACCAGTGCCCGGCATCACTCGCGTGCGCAATCCTCTGGCTGCGGCAGGCGGCGTAGACCCTGAAGACATGGAGCACATCCGGCAGTATGCTCCCTTCAGCTTCCAAACACAATTGCGGGCAGTGACCGAAGATGATTATGGCGCACAGGCAATGACCATCCCAGACGTAGGTGAAGCACGCGGCACTTTACGCTGGACAGGAAGCTGGCACACTGCATTTGTCTCCGTTTCACCTGCCACTGCCGTATCTCCTGCCCTTATCACCGCTGTGAAAGACACTCTCAACACGCGGCGCATGATGGGGGTCGACATTGAGGTAGAAAGCGCAAAGATCATTGGCTTGCGTATTGAAATGGAGATATGCGTCGCGTCAGACCACTTCCAGAGCGATGTGGAGGAAGCGCTCCTTCACCTGTTCATCACCGGAAATCAATGCAGTGGAAAGCCAGGTCTTCTCAATCCAGACAACTTCAGCTTTGGGCAGACGGTCTATGCCAGTCCGTTGGTTGCTGCAGCACAATCGGTGGAAGGCGTTATTTCCGCGACGCTCACAGTATTTGAGCGCATGGATGATCCATCACCCATCGGAGTTACACAGGGTTACCTCTCCATGGGGCGTCTTGAGATTGCCCGTTGCGACAATGATCCGGACCGCCTCGATCACGGCATCTTCATTTTGCACATGGATGGTGGCAAATGA
- a CDS encoding LysM peptidoglycan-binding domain-containing protein, giving the protein MDTALSSLIQSAAGNGTTTNNNSRYYGAAVKALTLANGTPVKYLARRILPQPGIYTSIQNYVVVDGDRLDNLASKFLGDPTLWWVICDVNGTSDPDELTAQAGRTIVIPLAAGVPAGARNG; this is encoded by the coding sequence ATGGACACTGCACTTTCCTCGCTTATTCAGTCCGCCGCCGGAAACGGTACAACCACGAACAATAACAGTCGCTATTATGGCGCAGCAGTAAAGGCTCTTACGCTAGCGAACGGCACGCCTGTCAAATATCTGGCACGCCGCATTCTTCCGCAGCCGGGCATTTACACGTCTATCCAGAACTATGTCGTTGTAGATGGAGACCGCCTGGACAATCTTGCATCAAAATTTCTCGGCGATCCCACGCTTTGGTGGGTGATCTGTGACGTAAACGGCACCAGTGATCCAGATGAATTGACTGCACAGGCAGGCCGCACAATTGTGATTCCTCTCGCAGCTGGAGTTCCTGCAGGAGCACGCAATGGCTAG
- a CDS encoding ATP-binding protein codes for MTTVTPEIQLTPLAELLDRVYRAMTHNLVDDPFVETHPQKPPANTTTCLALERLTQAFGLTPFERDLLLLCAGASLESRFAKAFPAIHGDAHATWPTFGLALALLDDPHWSAVSRVRPLRYWKLIEVAPNHALLNAPLRIDERILQFLLDAPACDERLEPFFRPVPLKESTHRCSAEAVRHAASHWNGFQGDKLRPVLVVGGNDDSRQLAYEQLCDVTGLRPYIFDAAAVPASPFERDQLARLWTREAVLIGAALYIRTTSIENTRTLQAFLDLLRTPVAIEVPHGSPAEQLEGLRVYVPTLDARKRKELWVEDLGPLASEMNSHLDRLAEYFQFDEQAIHTAAMQAHSMMLAAEDPDPAQITWRICREHGRRSLDMLAQRIPSHAQWDDLVLPASQMETLRQLTTHVRQRAVVHDAWGFAEKHARGLGLSVLFAGASGTGKTMAAEILAAELDLDLYQIDLSAVVSKYIGETEKNLRRIFTAAEQSGSVLLFDEADALFGKRSEIRDSHDRYANLEISYLLQQMESYHGIAILTTNMQQALDSAFLRRIRFIVQFPFPDAIARRQIWERIFPATTPRGKINFEHLAQLNISGGTIRNIAIHAAFLAAEDNSPIEMRHLLTASRTEYQKMEKPLSTAETRGWV; via the coding sequence ATGACTACGGTTACGCCGGAAATACAACTCACTCCTCTGGCCGAATTGCTCGATCGGGTCTATAGAGCAATGACACATAACCTTGTCGACGACCCGTTTGTCGAAACACACCCTCAGAAACCACCCGCAAATACCACAACGTGTCTCGCTCTGGAGCGTCTGACTCAGGCATTTGGCCTTACTCCATTCGAGCGCGATCTTTTGTTGTTGTGCGCAGGCGCAAGCCTCGAAAGTAGGTTTGCTAAAGCATTTCCTGCCATTCACGGCGACGCACACGCTACATGGCCTACTTTTGGATTGGCGCTGGCCCTGCTCGATGACCCGCATTGGAGCGCCGTCAGCCGTGTGCGTCCGCTGCGCTATTGGAAGCTTATCGAGGTTGCTCCGAATCATGCCTTGTTAAATGCACCCCTGCGCATTGACGAGCGCATCCTGCAGTTTCTACTTGACGCGCCCGCGTGCGATGAGCGTCTGGAGCCATTCTTTCGCCCAGTTCCGCTGAAAGAGTCTACACATCGATGCTCTGCAGAAGCTGTCCGTCATGCAGCCAGCCACTGGAACGGATTTCAGGGGGATAAACTTCGCCCTGTTCTCGTGGTTGGTGGCAATGACGACAGTCGCCAGTTGGCTTATGAACAACTGTGCGATGTAACTGGACTGCGTCCGTATATTTTCGACGCAGCCGCTGTTCCTGCTTCGCCATTTGAACGCGACCAGCTCGCCCGTCTGTGGACACGCGAAGCCGTACTGATCGGCGCCGCACTCTACATCAGGACTACGTCGATTGAAAATACGCGCACTCTGCAGGCATTTCTCGATTTGTTGAGGACTCCTGTGGCCATAGAGGTGCCACACGGATCACCAGCGGAACAACTTGAAGGACTGCGAGTGTATGTCCCAACCCTTGATGCGCGCAAGCGCAAGGAACTTTGGGTAGAAGATCTGGGGCCCCTGGCTTCAGAGATGAATAGCCATCTCGACCGTCTTGCAGAATATTTTCAATTCGATGAGCAGGCAATCCACACGGCGGCCATGCAGGCACATAGCATGATGCTTGCTGCCGAAGACCCTGATCCTGCTCAGATCACCTGGCGCATCTGTCGCGAGCATGGTCGACGTTCGCTGGACATGCTTGCCCAACGCATTCCGTCGCATGCGCAGTGGGACGATCTTGTACTGCCTGCATCGCAGATGGAAACTCTCCGACAGCTGACTACACATGTCCGCCAGCGCGCTGTCGTACATGATGCCTGGGGATTTGCAGAAAAACACGCGCGCGGTCTCGGCTTAAGTGTGCTCTTTGCAGGGGCAAGCGGTACGGGCAAAACCATGGCGGCAGAGATCCTTGCTGCAGAGCTTGATCTTGATCTTTATCAGATAGATTTGTCTGCCGTTGTCAGCAAATACATTGGAGAAACCGAAAAAAACCTCCGCCGCATCTTCACTGCTGCTGAGCAAAGCGGTTCGGTGCTTCTCTTTGACGAAGCCGACGCACTCTTCGGCAAACGAAGCGAAATCCGTGACAGCCATGACCGCTATGCCAATCTGGAAATCAGCTATCTGCTGCAGCAGATGGAGTCCTATCACGGCATTGCAATCCTCACTACCAATATGCAACAAGCGCTTGATTCTGCATTTCTGCGCCGCATCCGTTTCATCGTGCAGTTTCCGTTCCCGGATGCAATTGCACGACGGCAGATCTGGGAGCGAATCTTCCCGGCAACAACACCGCGGGGAAAGATCAATTTTGAACATCTTGCACAGTTAAATATCTCGGGCGGGACCATTCGTAATATCGCCATCCATGCGGCATTTCTTGCTGCTGAGGATAACTCTCCTATAGAGATGCGGCACCTTCTTACCGCATCGCGTACGGAGTATCAGAAGATGGAGAAACCACTGAGCACGGCAGAAACGCGAGGTTGGGTATGA
- a CDS encoding phage baseplate assembly protein V: MAKYYGKYRGMVLDNIDPMQMGRLMVQVPDVSNILPSTWAMPCLPFAGIQSGMYVVPAIGSGVWVEFEQGDIDYPIWVGCFWGSASEVPSLALAAPPVLQQIVLQTTGQNTLMISDVPGPTGGILLKSATGAMISITDTGITISNGQGATIAMTGPTITFNEGALEVV; this comes from the coding sequence ATGGCAAAATACTACGGCAAATATCGTGGAATGGTGCTTGACAACATTGACCCCATGCAAATGGGCCGCTTAATGGTACAGGTCCCGGATGTGTCCAACATTCTTCCCTCTACCTGGGCCATGCCGTGCCTTCCGTTTGCGGGCATCCAATCGGGAATGTATGTCGTGCCCGCCATCGGCTCCGGCGTCTGGGTCGAGTTTGAGCAAGGCGATATTGATTATCCGATTTGGGTGGGTTGCTTCTGGGGATCAGCATCAGAAGTTCCATCGCTCGCACTCGCTGCTCCTCCCGTACTACAACAGATCGTTCTTCAGACCACGGGCCAGAACACATTGATGATCAGCGATGTACCCGGACCTACGGGAGGAATCCTGCTCAAGTCAGCAACCGGGGCCATGATTTCCATCACCGATACCGGAATCACAATCAGTAATGGGCAAGGTGCAACCATTGCGATGACTGGCCCCACAATCACCTTCAATGAAGGCGCTCTGGAAGTGGTTTAG
- a CDS encoding DUF4255 domain-containing protein yields MSDYLAVGGVSAVLRSLLTTALAVGGPSSILGAPMSITATSPDLVPTGTNEHPRLNLFMYYASPNAAYRNFDLPAYDSAGRRVSNPPLALDLHYLLTAYGSTQFDPEILLGWAMQVFHEIPIVPREVVQDALTALGTATPENKLLSASTLANQVESLRITPEALSNDDISRLWMAFQTNYRPTASYLVTVVLIQETQAVKSNLPVQTRTLTALPFQPPVIDSITPDTIAPGEMLTIQGSNFLGDAVADTLVAFDQGDPVTADTIQANLVRVKIPTGLQAGGRTVRILRRVSFGVQTDPHKGFSSNLAAFSLIPTISSPPASIAAGSTLTLTIVPSVGSTQKAILYLGDSALPLDDRPATGPATSTTLAFPIPSGFTAGTYPLRVSIDGADSRITLDNTPGSQTFGQFLPQIKVTP; encoded by the coding sequence ATGAGCGACTATCTGGCTGTGGGAGGTGTAAGCGCCGTGCTGCGATCTCTGCTGACAACAGCGCTGGCCGTCGGCGGACCTTCGTCTATTCTTGGTGCTCCGATGAGCATCACTGCCACATCGCCGGACCTTGTTCCAACAGGCACGAATGAACACCCTCGTCTGAACCTGTTTATGTATTACGCCAGCCCGAATGCGGCATACCGCAACTTCGATCTCCCCGCATATGATTCAGCAGGCCGCCGCGTCAGCAACCCTCCGCTTGCGCTTGATCTGCACTATCTTCTCACTGCATACGGCAGCACGCAGTTTGATCCCGAAATCCTCCTGGGTTGGGCCATGCAGGTCTTTCATGAAATACCCATCGTGCCGAGGGAAGTTGTGCAAGATGCGCTCACCGCTCTCGGAACTGCAACACCAGAAAACAAACTGCTTTCTGCAAGCACACTCGCCAATCAGGTTGAATCGCTGCGGATCACACCCGAAGCACTCTCGAACGACGACATCAGCCGCCTCTGGATGGCCTTTCAGACCAACTACCGCCCAACAGCTTCTTACCTCGTTACAGTCGTTCTGATTCAGGAGACTCAAGCAGTGAAGTCGAATTTGCCGGTGCAGACGCGAACCCTCACTGCGCTTCCTTTCCAACCTCCCGTCATCGACAGTATTACGCCTGACACGATCGCACCAGGAGAAATGCTCACGATTCAAGGAAGCAATTTTCTGGGTGATGCTGTTGCCGACACTTTAGTCGCCTTCGACCAGGGTGATCCTGTTACGGCCGATACAATTCAGGCCAATCTGGTCCGTGTGAAAATTCCAACCGGGCTGCAAGCCGGCGGACGAACCGTACGCATTCTGCGGAGAGTCAGCTTTGGCGTACAGACGGACCCACACAAAGGATTTTCCTCGAATCTGGCTGCCTTTTCCCTCATACCCACAATCAGCTCGCCTCCCGCAAGCATAGCTGCCGGATCAACACTTACCCTAACAATTGTCCCTTCTGTTGGCAGTACGCAGAAGGCAATTCTGTATTTGGGAGATTCAGCACTCCCCCTGGATGACCGGCCAGCAACAGGACCTGCGACATCAACTACGCTAGCATTTCCCATTCCCTCCGGATTTACCGCCGGGACTTATCCGCTGCGGGTGAGTATCGATGGAGCAGACAGCAGGATCACACTCGATAACACACCAGGCAGTCAGACCTTCGGCCAATTCCTACCGCAGATCAAGGTGACGCCATGA
- a CDS encoding GPW/gp25 family protein, translating to MNLAFPYRFDPTGRTAQTDAASHIRDMIEQLLFTSPGERVNRPTFGTGTAQLVFDPNSDVLAAAQQQVIQASLQQWLSDLIRVRSVIVTAEDATLLVTVQYTIIQSQQQQTQQFVYGGGTP from the coding sequence ATGAACCTTGCTTTTCCCTATCGATTCGATCCAACCGGCCGAACAGCACAGACAGATGCCGCCTCGCACATCCGTGACATGATCGAGCAACTGCTTTTCACTTCGCCCGGAGAACGCGTCAACCGCCCCACCTTTGGTACTGGGACCGCACAGCTTGTCTTTGATCCGAACAGCGATGTGCTTGCTGCGGCGCAGCAGCAGGTCATCCAGGCATCACTTCAGCAATGGCTCTCTGATCTGATTCGCGTACGGTCCGTTATTGTCACAGCAGAGGATGCAACATTACTGGTCACCGTGCAGTACACCATCATTCAGTCGCAGCAACAGCAAACTCAACAGTTCGTATACGGCGGAGGAACACCATGA